The Actinotalea sp. JY-7876 sequence GCCGTCACGAGGCGGCTGCCCGCGAGGCCCGGCAGGAACGAGGCCGCGTTCTGCAGCGGCGCCCACGGGATGAGGGCGAGCACGTTCTCCACGACGAGCAGCAGGCCGAGGACGGCGGCGATCCCGGCGGCGGACGACCGGACGAGCGCGCCGATCGCGTAGCCGAGCGCCGTCGCCGCCGCGAGGACCAGGGGGGTGCCGAACAGGATCCGCAGGTCCTCGCTGCTCGTCAGGTCGATCGACATGCCGCTGAGGGTGAGCGACGGTGCGCTCGCGGCCCACGCGAGCAGGACCGCCGCGATCGATGCGACGAAGACGGTCGCGACGATCACCGCGAGCTTGCTCCACAGCACGCCGAGCCGCCCGGGCGCCGCGGTGAAGCTCGAGCGGATCTGCCCGGTGCGGTACTCGCCGGTGATCGCCACGACGCCGAGAGCGCAGAAGATCAGCTGCGCGAAGAGGGACCCCGAGGTGACGTAGACGGCGCCGACCAGGTGCTCGCTGCCGAACGCCTCGGGGACCTTCGCGATGCTCGCCGTGCGCATCGGCGCGAAGAGGACGACGGCGACGACGCTCGCCAGGACGGCCCACCACGTCGAGCGCAGCGAACGGAGCTTGATCCACTCCGAGGCGAGGAGGGACCGCGCCGTCGGTGCCTGCACGGTGGGGCGCGGCCCACCCGGTGCTGCGGGGCCGGGCACTGCGAGGGCGGTCATGGGGAGCTCCTGCCTGAGGGGGTGGCTGACGTCCTCGAACCTACGAGCGCGTGGCCGCCGCCGGGACGCCCGCGAGGACCAGATCCGCGGCGCCCGTGGCTACGTCAGGAGGATGAGGCGTCCTCCCTGAGGCGTCGCCGTCCGGGGCCGCGTGCTCCGGCACCGTGCCGTCAGGCGCTCGCGGGCGCCGGCGTGCGGTCCGACGCGTCGTCCGGCCACGGGAGGGACGCGCGCACGCGCCACCCCCCCGCGTAGGGCCCGGCCTCGAGCGCGCCGCCGTTGACGGCGGCGCGCTCGCGCATGCCGATGATGCCGCGCCCCGACCCCTGGCCCGTCCGCACGGGCGCGGCCGGCCCGCGGTCGACGACCTCGATCTCGAGGACGCCGGGCCCTCGGCGGACCGCGAGCTCCACCGCCGCCGTGCCCGGCGCGTAGCGCAGGGCGTTGGTGAGCGCCTCCTGGGCGATGCGGTGGGCCGCGAGGCGCAGCCGCGCGTCGGCCCGCTCGAGGGCGGGGTCGGTCAGACCGGTGGCGCGCACCGGCAGCCCGGCGGCTCGGAAGCGCTCGACCAGCGCGGCCAGGTCCAGCCCTTCGGGCTGCGGCTCGTACGGCGCCGGGCCCGCGGCCGGCGCGCCGCCGCCCGGGCTCCCCTCCTGCGCCCCGAGCACGCCGAAGATCCGGCGGATGTCGCCGAGCGCCGAGCGGCCCGTCGCGGAGAGCTCGCGCAGCGCCGCGAGCGACCGGTCGGGTGAGCGGTCCAGGGCCGCGTTCGCGCCGTCGCCGAGGGCGATCATCACCGACAGGCTGTGCGCGACGACGTCGTGCATCTCGCGCGCGATCGTGGACCGCTCGGCGACGCGGGCCAGGCGCAGCTGCTGGTCACGCTCGCGGGCGAGCGCGTTGGCCCGCTCCACGAGGTCCGCCAGGTGCAGGCGCCGGTTGCGCACGCCGGTGCCGAAGGACACGGCCAGCAGCACGCAGATGGCCAGGAGCAGGAGCATGGCGAACCACTCCGAGAGGGCCACCGGGTCGCGGACGGTGCTGGCGCTGCCCGGGGGCGGTGCCCAGCCGTCCGCGAAGTAGGCGTACGCGCGGGCGGCCGGCGCCAGGGCGGCCGCCGCGAGCACCGCGGTGCAGAGCCCGACGGTGCGCCACGTGACCGACGGGCGGTACGACGCGGCCACGACGTACACCCCGAACGCCACGCCGAGGTCGAACCCGCCGATCTGGCCCGTCGTGGCGAGCGAGACGACGCCGAGGGCGGTCATCGCCGCCGTGACCGCGAGCGGGCGGGCACGGCGCCGGGTGAGGACCACCGAGCCGGCGAGGGCGAGACCCAGCACCCACCACCACATGCGGTCGGCGAGCGGGTCGTTCTCCGCCACGGAGTCGTACCGCATCGTGTCGGCGCTGACCAGCGGCACAAAGAGGGCGAAGACGAGGAACCACAGGATGAGCAGGACGTCCACGACGACCGGGTGCTGAGCGAAGAACCGCCGGACCGGCCCGAGCCGGCGCGCCGACTGCTCGGTGAAGAGCGGTGCGGCCGCCGGCTCGGGCGGGGGAGCGGTCACGGCGCTCAGGCGTCCCTCCGACCCCGGAGCACCGCCGCCACCGCGAGGAGCACGACGACCCATGCCGCCATGATGCCGTAGCCCTGGTGGGTGCCTCGGCCGACGACGTGGCCGACGATGTCGGCGTGCGCGGGCACGCTAGGCGTCGCGGCGGCGCAGGAGCACCGCGGCGACGGTGAGCAGGACCGCGACCCAGGCGGCCAGGACGGCCCAGCCCTGCCACGGGCCCAGTGCCGCGACGTCGGACATCTCGCTCCACATGACGTGGGCGTCGAGGCTGCTGTCGTCCTGCAGCACCAGGCTGCCGGCGCGCGAGGGCAGGAACGGGCCGGCCAGCTCGATGAACCGGCCGGGGATCAGCGAGAAGACGTTCTCGACCACGAGCAGCAGCCCGAGCACCGTGGCGATGGCGGCGGCCGAGTTGCGCAGCAGGGCACCGAACGCGAACGCCAGCGCGGCCACGGTCGCCAGGTAGAGCGGGGTGCCCAGCAGGACGCGCAGGTCGCTGGGGTCGGTGAGGTCGATCGAGACGCCGATGGTGTCGAACCACGGCGACGCACCGGCCCAGCCGATCGCGGCGGCCACGGTCATGGCGGCGAAGACGGTGCCGAACAGCACGACCAGCTTGGCGGCCAGGACAGGGATCCGGCGCGGCTCGGCGCTCAGGGTGGAGCGGATCTGCCCGGTCCCGTACTCGCCCGTGATGAGGAGCGCGCCGAGCACGCACACCACGAGCTGGACGAGGAACCAGCCGCCGGTGACGAAGGAGGCGCCGCTCTGCGAGACGCCGCTGCCGAAGTTCAGGGGGTCGGTCGACGTGCCCCAGGTCTGCAGCACGGCGAAGGCGACCAGGAAGGCGGCGGCGACGCCGAGGCTCCACCACGTGGAGCGCAGGCTCCGGAGCTTGATCCACTCGGACGCGACGAGGCGCCCGAAGGTGACCGGTCGCACGGTCGCCGCGCGGCGGGCCGGGGCGAGCGGCGCGGCGGCCGTCGCGGCGCTCACCGCGCGCTCCCGGCGGTCGCGGCGGCGCTCGGGGCGCCGGGGACGGGGCTGGACTGGTACTCGACGTCGCCCGCGGTGAGGCGCATGTACGCGTCCTCGAGGGAGGCCTGCACGGCCGCCAGCTCGTGGACGGCGACGCCGGCCCGCAGGGCCGTGTCGGCGATCGCGGCGGTGGTGCTGCCCGCGACCTCGAGCAGGTCGTGCGCCACGGAGGTCACCGTGGCGCCCTGGGCGGTGAGGGCGCGCTCGAGCTCGGTCGCCTGCGGCGTGCGCACGCGCACGACGTCGGTCTGGGCCCGGGCGACGATCTCCGCGACGGGCGCGTCGGCGATGAGGCGGCCGCGGCCCACGACGATGAGGTGGTCGGCGGTCAGCGCCATCTCGCTCATGAGGTGCGAGGACAGGAAGACGGTGCGGCCCTGGGACGCGAGGTGCCGCAGCAGCGTGCGGACCCACAGGACGCCCTCGGGGTCCAGGCCGTTGACCGGCTCGTCGAGGATCAGCGTCTGCGGGTCGCCGAGCAGGGCCGCCGCGATGCCGAGGCGCTGCCCCATGCCGAGGGAGAACTTGCCGGCGCGCTTCTTGGCGACGCTGGCCAGGCCCGTCATCTCGATGACCTCGTCGACGCGCGCCCGGCTGATGCCGTGCGTCGCGGCGAGCGCCAGCAGGTGGTTGCGCGCCGAGCGGCCGGTGTGGACCGCCTTCGCCTCGAGCAGCGTGCCGACCTCGCCGAGGGGGGCGCGGTGCTGGGCGTAGGGCTTGCCGTTCACGGTGACGTGCCCGGCGGTGGGGCGGTCGAGCCCGACGATCATGCGCATCGTGGTGGACTTGCCGGCGCCGTTGGGACCGAGGAACCCGGTCACCATGCCCGGGCGGACGGTGAAGGAGATCCCGTCGACCGCCGTCTTGTCCCCGTACCTCTTGGTGAGCCCTGTGGCCTCGATCATGGTTGTCCTCCTGCGTTGGGCGTGTGCCTCGAACGTAGGAGCGGACCGGGTGCGGCCGGGACGCCCGCAGGGACCAGATGCGGGATGCCGCGGACTACGCCGCGCGGATGACCTCGCGCGGCGGCGTCCCCCCTCGGGAGGGCGCCGCCGCGCCCCCCCTCGGGAGGGCGCCGCCGCGCCGGGCTCAGGCCGTCGGCAGCGGGCAGGCGACGCCGGTCGAGTGCACCGGGCAGTACCCGTTCGGCACCTTGTGCAGGTACTGCTGGTGGTACTCCTCGGCGTAGTAGAAGCGCCCGGCGTCCTCGGCGGCGCGGATCTCGGTGGTGATCGGGCCGTAGCCGTTGCGGCGCAGCTCCGGCTCGAACGCCTCGCGCGTCGCCAACGCGGCCGCGGCCTGCTCGGGCGTCGTCGGGTAGATCGCCGAGCGGTACTGCGTGCCCACGTCGTTGCCCTGGCGGAAGCCCTGCGTCGGGTCGTGCAGGGTCCAGAACGTGCGCAGCAGCTCCGTCGTGCTCAGCACGGTGGGGTCGTAGGCGACGAGCACGGCCTCGGTGTGCCCGGTCATGCCGGTGCACACCTCCTCGTAGGTCGGGAACGGCGTGTACCCGCCCTGGTAGCCCGCGGCGGTCGTCACGACGCCCGGCAGCTGCCACATCTCCTTCTCGGCGCCCCAGAAGCACCCGAGGGCGACGTACAGGGTCTGGGTGCCCGTCGGCCACGGACCGGCCAGCGGGGTGCCCAGGACCGCGTGGCGCTCGGGCACGGGGTAGGGGTAGGCGTCCCGGCCGCGCAGCGCGCGCTCCGGGGTGACCATCGTGGTGCGCAGTCGCGATCCGAACACGGCGTCCTCCTGGGTGGTGCGGGTGACCTCCGGATCAACCTCGGACGGGGGGCGCCGTGTTCCCGTGTGTCCCTCTAGCCTGGGCCCGTGAGCGACGCACCCCACGACTGGACCTCTGCCGGCTTCTCGACCCGCGCGATCCACGCCGGTTCGGAGCCCGACCCGACGACGGGCGCCGTCGTCCCTCCGATCTACCAGGTCTCGACCTACAAGCAGGACGGCGTCGGCGGCCTGCGAGGCGGCTACGAGTACTCGCGGTCCGCCAACCCCACGCGCACCGCGCTCGAGGAGGCCCTCGCGGCCGTCGAGAGCGGGGCCGCCGCCTTCGCCTTCGCGTCGGGCCTCGCGGCGGAGGACACGCTGCTGCGGGCGGTGCTGCGTCCGGGGGACCACGTCGTGGTGCCCGACGACGCGTACGGCGGCACCTACCGCCTGGTCGCCCGGGTCTTCGGGCCCTGGGGCATCGAGCACACGCCCGTGGACCTGTCCGACCTCGACGCGGTCGCGGCCGCGATCGTGCCCGGACGCACCAAGGCGGTCTGGGTCGAGACGCCGACGAACCCGCTGCTCGGCGTGAGCGACATCGCGGCCCTGTCGGCGCTCGCGCGCGCGGCGGGCGCCGTGCTCGCCGTCGACAACACGTTCGCGACGCCGTACCTGCAGCAGCCCCTCGCGCTCGGCGCGGACGTCGTCGTGCACTCGACGACGAAGTACATCGGGGGCCACAGCGACGTCGTCGGCGGTGCGCTCGTCGTGGCCGACGGCGCCCAGCTGCCGGTCGGGCTCGCGGGACCCACGGGCACGGCGTCGCTGGCCGACGCGGTGGGGTTCCACCAGAACGCGTCGGGTGCCGTCGCCGGGCCGTTCGACGCCTGGCTCACGCTCCGCGGCCTCAAGACGCTCGCCGTCCGCATGGACCGCCACTGCTCGAACGCGGCGACCGTCGCGCGGTTCCTCGCCGAGCACGCCGCGGTCACCGAGGTGATCTACCCGGGGCTGGCGAGCCACCCCGGCCACGAGCTCGCCGCGCGGCAGATGAGCGGCTTCGGCGGCATGGTCTCGTTCCGGGTCGGCAGCGCGGAGAAGGCGCTGGAGGTGTGCGCCCGGACCAAGGTCTTCACGCTGGCCGAGTCGCTCGGGGGCATCGAGTCGCTGGTCGAGCACCCCGGGCGCATGACGCACGCGTCCGTCGCGGGGTCACCGCTCGAGGTCCCGGACGACCTGGTGCGCCTCTCGGTGGGCATCGAGGACGTCGCGGACCTGGTGGCCGACCTCGGCCAGGCGCTCGCGTGAGCGCGCCGCAGACCACCGCGCCGCTGACGAGCGCGGCGGAGCCCGGCGCCGTGGACCGGCGACCGGCGAGCGAGTCGGTGCCGCGCGGGGTGCGCGTCGCCGCGGCGTTCGCGTGGCGCCTCCTGCTCATCTCGGTCGCCGTGGCGGTCCTGGCGATCGTCATGGCCTACACCAAGGTCATCTGGGTGCCGGTGCTCCTGGCACTGCTGCTCACGGTCCTGCTGTCGCCGGCGGTGGACCTGCTCGTCCGGCGCGCCCGGGTCCCGCGGGGCGTCGCCTCGGGACTGGCCGTCGTGGTGCTGCTCGGGGTCGTGACCGGGCTGGTCGTGCTCGCCGGACGCGAGATCGCCCAGGGCGTCGGTGAGCTGTGGACCCAGGCGCAGGCCGGTTTCGACGAGCTGCTCGGCAGCCTCGCGGCGAGCCCGCTCGGGGTGGACCAGGCGCAGATCGACGCCTACCTCGACCAGGCCCAGGACCAGCTCAGCGCGAACAGCGGCACGCTCGTCTCGGGCGCCGTCTCCGTGACGACCACGGTCGGGCACGTGCTCGCCGGCGCCGTGGTCACGCTGTTCTGCCTGTTCTTCTTCCTCAAGGACGGCTCGCTGATCTGGACCTGGATGCTTCGCCTGCTGCCGATGCGGTCGCGCGAGGCGGCGTTCGAGGCGTCGCGACGCGGGGTGATCACGCTCGGCGCCTTCACGCGCACGCAGATCCTCGTCGCCGCGATCGACGCGGTCGGCATCGGCGTGGGCGCCGCGATCCTCGGCATCCCGCTCGCCCTGCCGCTGGCGGTGCTCGTCTTCCTCGCCAGCTTCATCCCGTTCGTGGGCGCGATCGCCACCGGTGCGATCGCGGTGCTCGTGGCCCTCGTGGACCAGGGCGCCGGCACGGCGCTGATCATGCTCGCCATCGTGCTCGGCGTGCAGCAGCTCGAGGGGCACGTGCTCCAGCCGCTCCTGCTCGGCCACGCGGTCTCGCTCCACCCCGTCGCCGTGCTCCTCGGGGTGACGGCCGGCTCGCTGGCCGCGGGCATCGTCGGGGCCCTCTTCGCCGTGCCGCTGCTGGCCACGCTCAACACGGTCGTGCTCTACCTGCACGGGCACGACAAGTTCCCCTCCTTGGGGCGCGACGAGGCGGGGTTCGCGGCGCGGATGCGCCGGCTCAACGGGGGCCCGGTCGACGACCCGGGCGTGGCAGCCTGAGGTCATGAGCACGCAGGCGAGCAGCAGCCGGACCGTGGACCCCGTGGTGCCGGCCGACGTCGTCGCGGCGGCGTCCGTGCTCGACGGCGTCGTCCTGCGCACGCCCGTCGAGTCCAGCCGCGCCCTGAGCGACCTCGCCGGCGGTCCCGTGCTGCTCAAGTGCGAGAACCTGCAGCGTGCGGGGTCCTTCAAGATCCGCGGCGCCTACGTGCGGATGTCCCGCCTGACCGCCGAGGAGCAGGCGCGCGGCGTGGTCGCGGCGAGCGCGGGCAACCACGCGCAGGGCGTCGCCCTGGCGGCCCGCCTGCTCGGCGTCGACGCGACCGTCTACATGCCGGTCGGCGCCGCGCTGCCCAAGGTCGCCGCGACGCGCCAGTACGGCGCGGCGGTCGAGCTCGTCGGCACCAGCGTCGACGAGGCGCTCCTGGCCGCGCGCGACCACGCCGACCGCACCGGTGCGGTGCTGATCCACCCCTTCGACCACGCCGACGTCGTCGCGGGGCAGGGCACGATCGCGCTCGAGATCCTCGAGCAGGTGCCGGACGTGCGGACCGTCGTGGTGCCGGTGGGCGGCGGCGGCCTCGCGGCGGGCGTCGTGGCGGCGCTCGCGGACCGGCCGGACGTCGAGGTCGTGGGCGTGCAGGCCGCTGGGGCTGCCGCCTACCCGGCCTCGCTCGCGGCGGGCCGCCCCGTGCCGGCCGAGCGCCTGAGCACGATGGCCGACGGCATCGCCGTCGGCCGTCCCGGCGACGTGCCGTTCGGCCTGCTGCACGCCCACGGCGTGCGGGTGCGCACGGTCTCCGAGGAGGACCTCTCGCGGGCCCTGCTGCTGGTCGCGGAGCGCGCGAAGATGCTCGTCGAGCCGTCCGGCGCGGCCGGGGTCGCGGCGCTCATGGCGGGCCTCGAGGTGCGCACGCCCGCCGTGGTGGTCCTGTCCGGCGGCAACATCGACCCGCTCGTGCTGCTCCGCGTGGTGCGCCACGGGCTGGCGTCCGCCGGGCGCTACCTGCAGCTGCACGTGCGCGTCGACGA is a genomic window containing:
- a CDS encoding ABC transporter permease, with product MTALAVPGPAAPGGPRPTVQAPTARSLLASEWIKLRSLRSTWWAVLASVVAVVLFAPMRTASIAKVPEAFGSEHLVGAVYVTSGSLFAQLIFCALGVVAITGEYRTGQIRSSFTAAPGRLGVLWSKLAVIVATVFVASIAAVLLAWAASAPSLTLSGMSIDLTSSEDLRILFGTPLVLAAATALGYAIGALVRSSAAGIAAVLGLLLVVENVLALIPWAPLQNAASFLPGLAGSRLVTADALGSVTTASTSTVLGPWQGYGVMLAWVLGLMVVASVLVRRRDA
- a CDS encoding sensor histidine kinase encodes the protein MTAPPPEPAAAPLFTEQSARRLGPVRRFFAQHPVVVDVLLILWFLVFALFVPLVSADTMRYDSVAENDPLADRMWWWVLGLALAGSVVLTRRRARPLAVTAAMTALGVVSLATTGQIGGFDLGVAFGVYVVAASYRPSVTWRTVGLCTAVLAAAALAPAARAYAYFADGWAPPPGSASTVRDPVALSEWFAMLLLLAICVLLAVSFGTGVRNRRLHLADLVERANALARERDQQLRLARVAERSTIAREMHDVVAHSLSVMIALGDGANAALDRSPDRSLAALRELSATGRSALGDIRRIFGVLGAQEGSPGGGAPAAGPAPYEPQPEGLDLAALVERFRAAGLPVRATGLTDPALERADARLRLAAHRIAQEALTNALRYAPGTAAVELAVRRGPGVLEIEVVDRGPAAPVRTGQGSGRGIIGMRERAAVNGGALEAGPYAGGWRVRASLPWPDDASDRTPAPASA
- a CDS encoding ABC transporter permease, translated to MSAATAAAPLAPARRAATVRPVTFGRLVASEWIKLRSLRSTWWSLGVAAAFLVAFAVLQTWGTSTDPLNFGSGVSQSGASFVTGGWFLVQLVVCVLGALLITGEYGTGQIRSTLSAEPRRIPVLAAKLVVLFGTVFAAMTVAAAIGWAGASPWFDTIGVSIDLTDPSDLRVLLGTPLYLATVAALAFAFGALLRNSAAAIATVLGLLLVVENVFSLIPGRFIELAGPFLPSRAGSLVLQDDSSLDAHVMWSEMSDVAALGPWQGWAVLAAWVAVLLTVAAVLLRRRDA
- a CDS encoding ABC transporter ATP-binding protein, with protein sequence MIEATGLTKRYGDKTAVDGISFTVRPGMVTGFLGPNGAGKSTTMRMIVGLDRPTAGHVTVNGKPYAQHRAPLGEVGTLLEAKAVHTGRSARNHLLALAATHGISRARVDEVIEMTGLASVAKKRAGKFSLGMGQRLGIAAALLGDPQTLILDEPVNGLDPEGVLWVRTLLRHLASQGRTVFLSSHLMSEMALTADHLIVVGRGRLIADAPVAEIVARAQTDVVRVRTPQATELERALTAQGATVTSVAHDLLEVAGSTTAAIADTALRAGVAVHELAAVQASLEDAYMRLTAGDVEYQSSPVPGAPSAAATAGSAR
- the msrA gene encoding peptide-methionine (S)-S-oxide reductase MsrA, with product MVTPERALRGRDAYPYPVPERHAVLGTPLAGPWPTGTQTLYVALGCFWGAEKEMWQLPGVVTTAAGYQGGYTPFPTYEEVCTGMTGHTEAVLVAYDPTVLSTTELLRTFWTLHDPTQGFRQGNDVGTQYRSAIYPTTPEQAAAALATREAFEPELRRNGYGPITTEIRAAEDAGRFYYAEEYHQQYLHKVPNGYCPVHSTGVACPLPTA
- a CDS encoding cystathionine gamma-synthase, which gives rise to MSDAPHDWTSAGFSTRAIHAGSEPDPTTGAVVPPIYQVSTYKQDGVGGLRGGYEYSRSANPTRTALEEALAAVESGAAAFAFASGLAAEDTLLRAVLRPGDHVVVPDDAYGGTYRLVARVFGPWGIEHTPVDLSDLDAVAAAIVPGRTKAVWVETPTNPLLGVSDIAALSALARAAGAVLAVDNTFATPYLQQPLALGADVVVHSTTKYIGGHSDVVGGALVVADGAQLPVGLAGPTGTASLADAVGFHQNASGAVAGPFDAWLTLRGLKTLAVRMDRHCSNAATVARFLAEHAAVTEVIYPGLASHPGHELAARQMSGFGGMVSFRVGSAEKALEVCARTKVFTLAESLGGIESLVEHPGRMTHASVAGSPLEVPDDLVRLSVGIEDVADLVADLGQALA
- a CDS encoding AI-2E family transporter; the encoded protein is MSAPQTTAPLTSAAEPGAVDRRPASESVPRGVRVAAAFAWRLLLISVAVAVLAIVMAYTKVIWVPVLLALLLTVLLSPAVDLLVRRARVPRGVASGLAVVVLLGVVTGLVVLAGREIAQGVGELWTQAQAGFDELLGSLAASPLGVDQAQIDAYLDQAQDQLSANSGTLVSGAVSVTTTVGHVLAGAVVTLFCLFFFLKDGSLIWTWMLRLLPMRSREAAFEASRRGVITLGAFTRTQILVAAIDAVGIGVGAAILGIPLALPLAVLVFLASFIPFVGAIATGAIAVLVALVDQGAGTALIMLAIVLGVQQLEGHVLQPLLLGHAVSLHPVAVLLGVTAGSLAAGIVGALFAVPLLATLNTVVLYLHGHDKFPSLGRDEAGFAARMRRLNGGPVDDPGVAA
- the ilvA gene encoding threonine ammonia-lyase, whose product is MSTQASSSRTVDPVVPADVVAAASVLDGVVLRTPVESSRALSDLAGGPVLLKCENLQRAGSFKIRGAYVRMSRLTAEEQARGVVAASAGNHAQGVALAARLLGVDATVYMPVGAALPKVAATRQYGAAVELVGTSVDEALLAARDHADRTGAVLIHPFDHADVVAGQGTIALEILEQVPDVRTVVVPVGGGGLAAGVVAALADRPDVEVVGVQAAGAAAYPASLAAGRPVPAERLSTMADGIAVGRPGDVPFGLLHAHGVRVRTVSEEDLSRALLLVAERAKMLVEPSGAAGVAALMAGLEVRTPAVVVLSGGNIDPLVLLRVVRHGLASAGRYLQLHVRVDDQPGSLAALLGDLAATGGNVMHVGHVRTGVDLTVDEVEIGVQVETRGPEHCAQVLEHLRGLGYRVVAG